A genomic window from Streptomyces sp. HUAS YS2 includes:
- a CDS encoding NmrA family NAD(P)-binding protein, whose protein sequence is MTTNTNQTDSIHNNDTTGTRTVLVTAATGKTGRRVATRLAAQGLTVRAGSRTGTTHFDWADLDTWEPALRGADAAYVNYYPDLAAPGAEEAMRVFGELAAAGGVRRLTLLSGRGEPEAVRAEEALRSSGVELTVVRAAFFAQNFDEGAIAEGVAEGVIAFPAGGTAEPFVDADDLADVIVETLTSDGHAGLVHELTGPRLLTFAEVAAEISRASGREVAYVPMSEAEYAGLLQQFGLPEPDAQWLSALFATLLDGHNASVTDGVKRVLGREPRDFTEFAARAWAREA, encoded by the coding sequence ATGACGACGAACACGAACCAGACGGACAGCATCCACAACAACGACACGACCGGCACGCGCACGGTGCTCGTCACCGCCGCGACCGGCAAGACGGGCCGCCGCGTCGCGACCCGCCTGGCGGCCCAGGGCCTGACGGTGCGGGCGGGTTCCCGGACCGGCACGACCCACTTCGACTGGGCGGACCTGGACACCTGGGAGCCGGCGCTGCGCGGCGCGGACGCGGCGTACGTGAACTACTACCCGGACCTGGCCGCGCCGGGCGCGGAGGAGGCGATGCGGGTCTTCGGCGAACTGGCCGCGGCGGGCGGGGTGCGGCGGCTGACGCTGCTCTCCGGGCGCGGCGAGCCGGAGGCGGTGCGGGCGGAGGAGGCGCTGCGCTCGTCGGGCGTCGAACTCACCGTCGTGCGGGCCGCGTTCTTCGCCCAGAACTTCGACGAGGGCGCCATCGCGGAGGGCGTCGCGGAGGGCGTGATCGCGTTCCCGGCCGGCGGTACGGCGGAGCCGTTCGTCGACGCGGACGACCTGGCGGACGTGATCGTGGAGACCCTGACCTCGGACGGTCACGCGGGCCTGGTGCACGAGCTGACCGGTCCGCGGCTGCTGACCTTCGCCGAGGTCGCCGCGGAGATCTCGCGGGCCTCCGGCCGGGAGGTCGCGTACGTGCCGATGTCCGAGGCCGAATACGCCGGTCTGCTCCAGCAGTTCGGCTTGCCGGAGCCCGACGCCCAGTGGCTGTCCGCGCTGTTCGCGACGCTGCTCGACGGGCACAACGCGTCGGTGACCGACGGGGTGAAGCGGGTGCTGGGACGCGAGCCGCGCGACTTCACCGAGTTCGCGGCGCGGGCGTGGGCGCGGGAGGCGTAG
- a CDS encoding ABC transporter ATP-binding protein, whose protein sequence is MNESVLEASGIGVRFGGVRALHDVRIAVRAGEVCGLIGPNGAGKTTLFDVLSGIRPPDAGRVLLDRTDVTRRSPAWRARHGMRRTFQRQQLFGQLTVAENLVVAQEGGRWRRGGSARARARAAEVLSVCGLSELAGAYPGALPVGLARMAELARALAAPPRVLLLDEPASGMTDGERQQLAAVVRRLAADEECGVLLVEHDVGFVMDLCSRVVVLDLGELLAEGSPADVRADPAVRDAYLGTTESGPAASAECDPPSPR, encoded by the coding sequence ATGAACGAGTCCGTGCTGGAGGCGTCCGGGATCGGCGTGCGGTTCGGCGGGGTGCGCGCGCTGCACGACGTCCGGATCGCCGTCCGGGCCGGTGAGGTCTGCGGTCTCATCGGGCCGAACGGCGCCGGGAAGACCACGCTCTTCGACGTCCTGTCCGGCATCCGCCCGCCCGACGCCGGCCGGGTCCTGCTCGACCGTACGGACGTGACGCGCCGCTCGCCCGCCTGGCGGGCCCGGCACGGCATGCGCCGGACGTTCCAACGGCAGCAGCTCTTCGGCCAGTTGACCGTCGCCGAGAACCTCGTCGTGGCCCAGGAGGGCGGCCGGTGGCGGCGCGGCGGGTCGGCGCGCGCCCGCGCCCGTGCGGCGGAGGTGCTGAGCGTCTGCGGACTGTCGGAGCTGGCGGGGGCGTACCCCGGCGCACTCCCGGTCGGGCTCGCCCGGATGGCCGAGCTGGCCCGCGCGCTCGCCGCCCCGCCGCGGGTGCTGCTCCTGGACGAGCCCGCGTCCGGCATGACGGACGGGGAGCGGCAGCAGCTCGCCGCCGTGGTGCGGCGGCTCGCGGCGGACGAGGAGTGCGGCGTGCTGCTCGTCGAGCACGACGTGGGCTTCGTGATGGACCTGTGCTCCCGGGTCGTCGTGCTCGACCTCGGGGAACTGCTCGCCGAGGGCTCACCGGCCGACGTCCGCGCCGATCCGGCCGTACGGGACGCCTATCTCGGGACCACGGAGTCCGGCCCGGCGGCATCGGCGGAATGCGATCCGCCCTCTCCCCGTTGA
- a CDS encoding 4a-hydroxytetrahydrobiopterin dehydratase: MPAEPLSQKEIEDRLRELPGWSLAGDRIERRYRLGDHFAATALVVHVAQIQQELNHHSDLTLGYNTVAVSVNSHDAGGAVTEKDFALATRVEEIAPGHGAS; the protein is encoded by the coding sequence ATGCCCGCTGAACCGCTGTCGCAGAAGGAGATCGAGGACCGGTTGCGGGAACTTCCCGGCTGGTCCCTGGCGGGCGACCGGATCGAGCGCCGCTACCGCCTCGGCGACCACTTCGCCGCCACCGCCCTGGTCGTCCACGTGGCGCAGATCCAGCAGGAGCTGAACCACCACTCGGACCTGACGCTCGGTTACAACACCGTCGCCGTCTCGGTGAACAGCCACGACGCCGGCGGCGCGGTCACGGAGAAGGACTTCGCGCTCGCCACCCGCGTCGAGGAGATCGCGCCGGGCCACGGCGCGAGCTGA
- a CDS encoding arylamine N-acetyltransferase family protein, which translates to MIDVDGYLAVLGVARPGAPTSEALWALHRAQVERVAYESVDIHLDRPTGIDAAESVARIVRGRGGYCFHLNGAFGALLRALGYDVTLHKAGVQNEAEDPEGPSGNHLALTVRLDGEPWLVDAGLGDALHEPLPLREGSYTQGPFSYAMAPSTVVPGGWRFAHDPRGAFAAMVFAPEPVELSSFAEEHVRLSTAPDSGFVRVCTAQRRDAKGVDVLRGCVLRRIHGEGTDERTVDAADDWFDVLTDVFRLDLTDVDAPARARLWHRVRTAHEEWEAAQRP; encoded by the coding sequence ATGATCGACGTCGACGGGTATCTGGCCGTACTGGGGGTGGCCCGGCCGGGTGCCCCGACCAGCGAGGCACTGTGGGCCCTGCACCGGGCGCAGGTGGAGCGGGTCGCCTACGAGAGTGTCGACATCCATCTGGACCGGCCGACGGGCATCGACGCCGCGGAGTCCGTGGCCCGGATCGTGCGCGGGCGCGGCGGCTACTGCTTCCACCTCAACGGGGCCTTCGGCGCGCTGCTGAGGGCCCTCGGCTACGACGTCACCCTGCACAAGGCCGGGGTGCAGAACGAGGCCGAGGACCCCGAGGGCCCGAGTGGCAACCACCTCGCGCTCACCGTGCGGCTCGACGGCGAGCCCTGGCTGGTCGACGCCGGGCTCGGCGACGCCCTGCACGAGCCGCTGCCGCTGCGCGAAGGCAGCTACACCCAGGGGCCGTTCAGCTACGCGATGGCCCCGTCGACGGTCGTGCCCGGCGGCTGGCGGTTCGCCCACGACCCCCGCGGAGCGTTCGCGGCGATGGTGTTCGCACCGGAACCCGTGGAACTGTCCTCCTTCGCCGAGGAGCACGTCCGGCTCTCCACCGCCCCCGACTCCGGCTTCGTCCGGGTCTGCACCGCCCAGCGCCGCGACGCCAAGGGCGTGGACGTGCTGCGCGGTTGCGTGCTGCGCCGGATCCACGGCGAGGGCACCGACGAGCGGACCGTCGACGCGGCCGACGACTGGTTCGACGTCCTGACCGACGTCTTCCGGCTGGACCTGACCGACGTCGACGCCCCCGCGCGGGCGCGGCTGTGGCACCGGGTCCGCACCGCGCACGAGGAGTGGGAGGCCGCGCAGCGGCCGTGA
- a CDS encoding helix-turn-helix transcriptional regulator has translation MKSSRLLSILLLLQTRGRLTAAELAEHLEVSVRTVYRDVEALHAAGVPLYGEAGHAGGYRLLAGHRSRLTDLFAGEAEALFLAGIPGAAAELGLGGHFTDAQLKLRAALPEPLREHVDRLRARFHIDAPGWYDDAAPAPHLAAVAAAVRESRVLDLRYRRWKEPTDVDRRVEPYGLVLKAGRWYLVAGPGPRTFRVDQILELVATDVEFDLPGDFDLTAYWRDHQAAFHARLHQGEAVVLLSQRGAGRLTGAAARALAATGVPEPDGRTRATLPIESLDHAHHTFLGLGADVEVLAPEDLRARIAETVAALAHRYGATPPAPTPAPRTR, from the coding sequence ATGAAGTCCAGTCGGCTCCTGTCGATCCTGCTCCTGCTCCAGACCCGCGGCCGACTGACCGCCGCCGAGCTCGCCGAGCACCTGGAGGTGTCGGTCCGCACCGTCTACCGGGACGTCGAGGCGCTGCACGCCGCCGGCGTCCCGCTGTACGGCGAGGCCGGCCACGCGGGCGGCTACCGGCTCCTGGCCGGACACCGCTCCCGGCTCACCGACCTGTTCGCCGGCGAGGCCGAGGCGCTCTTCCTCGCCGGCATCCCGGGCGCCGCGGCCGAACTCGGCCTGGGCGGGCACTTCACGGACGCCCAGCTGAAGCTGCGCGCCGCCCTGCCCGAGCCGCTGCGCGAGCACGTCGACCGGCTGCGCGCCCGCTTCCACATCGACGCCCCCGGCTGGTACGACGACGCGGCCCCCGCCCCGCATCTTGCGGCTGTCGCCGCCGCCGTACGGGAGAGCCGGGTGCTCGACCTGCGCTACCGCCGCTGGAAGGAGCCCACCGACGTCGACCGCCGGGTGGAGCCCTACGGGCTGGTCCTCAAGGCGGGCCGCTGGTACCTCGTCGCCGGCCCCGGGCCGCGTACCTTCCGCGTCGACCAGATCCTCGAACTCGTCGCCACGGACGTCGAGTTCGATCTGCCGGGCGACTTCGACCTGACCGCGTACTGGCGCGACCACCAGGCCGCCTTCCACGCCCGGCTGCACCAGGGCGAGGCCGTCGTCCTTCTCTCGCAGCGCGGCGCCGGCCGGCTCACCGGAGCCGCCGCCCGCGCGCTCGCCGCCACCGGCGTACCGGAACCGGACGGACGCACCCGCGCCACGCTCCCCATCGAGTCGCTCGATCACGCCCACCACACCTTTCTCGGACTCGGCGCGGACGTGGAGGTCCTCGCTCCGGAAGACCTCCGTGCCCGCATCGCCGAGACCGTGGCCGCGCTCGCCCACCGGTACGGGGCTACGCCTCCCGCGCCCACGCCCGCGCCGCGAACTCGGTGA
- a CDS encoding class I SAM-dependent methyltransferase: protein MGHTILDYDAEAAHYDESRGGVPRAAAAADAVLRLVPPGARTLLDLACGTGLVTERITRPGLRVYGADAAPGMLHKAAERLPGRVVRADARRLPLPDASVDAVSAVWLLHLVPFAAEIVAEAARVLAPGGVFVATVDKDAAHDVGSDIDAVLRPYRSTAAGTDRADRIAAYAAAHGLAPAHDTTFAGHGQGHSPRGVSERLRAGYFASWFRGDPATTDAIAAELAALPHQDRPRADPAYRLAAYVRR, encoded by the coding sequence ATGGGGCACACGATTCTCGACTACGACGCCGAGGCCGCGCACTACGACGAGTCGCGCGGCGGTGTGCCGCGGGCCGCGGCCGCGGCCGACGCCGTGCTGCGGCTCGTGCCGCCCGGCGCCCGCACGCTGCTCGACCTCGCCTGCGGCACCGGCCTGGTCACCGAGCGGATCACCCGCCCCGGCCTGCGGGTGTACGGCGCGGACGCCGCTCCCGGGATGCTGCACAAGGCCGCCGAGCGGCTGCCCGGGCGGGTCGTCCGCGCCGACGCGCGCCGGCTGCCGCTGCCGGACGCGTCCGTGGACGCGGTCAGCGCCGTCTGGCTGCTGCACCTGGTGCCGTTCGCGGCGGAGATCGTGGCCGAGGCGGCCCGGGTACTGGCGCCCGGCGGCGTTTTCGTCGCGACCGTCGACAAGGACGCCGCCCACGACGTCGGCAGCGACATCGACGCCGTGCTGCGCCCGTACCGCTCGACCGCCGCGGGCACCGACCGGGCCGACCGGATCGCCGCGTATGCCGCCGCCCACGGCCTCGCCCCCGCCCACGACACCACGTTCGCCGGCCACGGCCAGGGCCACAGCCCGCGCGGGGTCTCCGAACGCCTGCGCGCCGGCTACTTCGCCTCCTGGTTCCGCGGCGACCCCGCGACCACCGACGCGATCGCCGCGGAGCTGGCCGCCCTCCCGCACCAGGACCGCCCCCGCGCCGATCCCGCGTACCGCCTCGCGGCCTACGTCAGGCGCTGA
- a CDS encoding AraC family transcriptional regulator → MDALAGLLDGPRARGAFLLRMVMAPPWSVRIDDRAPACLMAVTEGEAWIVPDRGEPVLLRPGDVAVARGPEPYTVADAPDAPPRAVIGPGGVCTTLTGEPLSETMRLGVRTWGNAADGETTVLVGTYQMDGEVGRRLLDALPGLAHLPAEVWDCPLMPFLDEEISRDEPGQSVVLDRVLDLLLIAVLRAWFARPGAEAPAWYRAMGDPVVGRALRLLQNDPAHPWTVASLAAKTGVSRAGLARRFSELVGEPPMAYLTGWRLALAADLLRESDATIESVARQVGYSSAFALSASFKRVRGISPQEYRRGE, encoded by the coding sequence ATGGACGCACTCGCCGGACTCCTCGACGGACCGCGCGCCCGGGGCGCCTTCCTGCTGCGCATGGTCATGGCGCCGCCGTGGTCGGTGCGGATCGACGACCGCGCCCCCGCCTGCCTCATGGCCGTCACCGAGGGCGAGGCCTGGATCGTCCCCGACCGCGGCGAGCCCGTCCTGCTGCGCCCGGGCGACGTGGCCGTCGCCCGGGGGCCCGAGCCCTACACGGTCGCGGACGCCCCCGACGCCCCGCCGCGCGCCGTGATCGGCCCCGGCGGCGTGTGCACCACCCTCACCGGCGAGCCGCTCTCCGAGACGATGCGGCTCGGCGTACGGACCTGGGGCAATGCCGCCGACGGCGAGACCACCGTCCTCGTCGGGACGTACCAGATGGACGGCGAGGTCGGCCGCCGGCTCCTGGACGCGCTCCCCGGCCTCGCCCACCTGCCCGCCGAGGTGTGGGACTGCCCACTGATGCCGTTCCTCGACGAGGAGATCTCCCGCGACGAGCCCGGCCAGAGCGTGGTCCTCGACCGCGTCCTCGACCTGCTGCTCATCGCCGTCCTGCGGGCCTGGTTCGCCCGCCCCGGCGCCGAGGCCCCCGCCTGGTACCGGGCCATGGGCGACCCGGTCGTCGGGCGGGCGCTGCGGCTGCTGCAGAACGACCCGGCCCACCCCTGGACGGTCGCCTCGCTCGCCGCGAAGACGGGCGTGTCCCGGGCCGGGCTGGCCCGCCGGTTCAGCGAGCTGGTGGGGGAGCCGCCCATGGCGTACCTGACCGGCTGGCGGCTCGCGCTCGCCGCGGACCTGCTGCGGGAGAGCGACGCGACGATCGAGTCGGTGGCCCGGCAGGTCGGATACAGCAGCGCCTTCGCTCTGAGCGCGTCGTTCAAGCGGGTCCGCGGGATCAGCCCGCAGGAGTACCGCAGAGGGGAGTGA
- a CDS encoding ABC transporter permease subunit — MGDLLGFVLSGLVSGALYALLATGLVLSYSASGLFNFAHGTTAYLCALAFYELHSGFGWPAVPTALLLVFVVAPGIGWGLDRLMFRKLARVGETAQIVATIGLLVALPAAGLGVVELLERAGAPVEPAENQFGLPGVGPSPAVSWQPVDGVGVDSDQLITWLATAVAAAALWVLLRHTRLGLRLRASVDDRSLVELRGIDADRLSSVAWMLSSGLAGLAGVLATPLLGLSAHDYTLFLFVSATAAVLGRFASVPLAFAGGLGLGVLQNLVAGYASFAESITGFRTAVPFLILFGGLLVLARRQRAAGTAAVDPPPVDYLDGRSPARRWGVWVVAGTLLAAAFHTVTTPFWSGILAQGLAIGLVFLSFTVVTGLGAMVSLAQATFVTGAALVAGLLMSHGVPFAAAALVGTGAAALLGAVVALPALRLGGRSLALATLALAFLADQVLFQFRWLRNGDTGWEIPRPVLGPLDLSDDRAFGVTLVVLCGAVVWGLTRLRESPWGRAMLAVRSSPAAAAASGVSVIRTKLLLFTVSAGLAGFGGVLYASYNTRITATDFTAMTGLVWLAVVVAAGVRRPQFAVVAGLVYALVPHVLTEYVTESAHLPVILFGLAGLALANDPDGYCAAIPTRLHARRAARAGAASAAPPTHPFPKPGSSPRPPEAVGVTTPRAGGVGAGAGTAPRADGGEVGAGTEPGAGSGSFAPHDGRDKPATGVVGAHADAPSAAGSADDNGSKTHGSSAPQAGESGNVAGGVGSRAGGASAVRGAGDAGSAARGGPAPRERVPVQGGSGTAPVASPASGSAPRERVPAQGGPGVVPALELHGVSAAYGGVAVVRGVDLVVRGGEIVVLLGANGAGKSTLCRVAAGVLPAERGRVLVRGREATADGAVRRARRGVLLAPEGRGIFAGLSIEENLALQLDGKDDREAVYARFPALAARRAVLAGALSGGEQQLLALAPLLQRPPAVLVADEPSLGLAPRVVEEVHGLLTELRAGGTALLLVEERAADVLGIADTVAYLARGEVAWCGPRADVDPDRLAEAYLGWRAGV, encoded by the coding sequence GTGGGTGACCTGCTGGGCTTCGTCCTGAGCGGGCTGGTCTCGGGCGCGCTGTACGCGCTGCTCGCGACCGGGCTCGTCCTGTCCTACTCGGCCTCCGGTCTGTTCAACTTCGCGCACGGCACGACCGCGTACCTGTGCGCGCTCGCCTTCTACGAGCTGCACTCCGGCTTCGGCTGGCCGGCCGTGCCGACCGCGCTGCTGCTGGTCTTCGTGGTCGCGCCGGGGATCGGGTGGGGCCTCGACCGGCTGATGTTCCGCAAGCTCGCCCGGGTCGGCGAGACCGCGCAGATCGTCGCCACCATCGGTCTGCTGGTCGCGCTGCCGGCGGCCGGGCTCGGCGTGGTGGAGCTCCTGGAGCGGGCGGGCGCGCCGGTCGAACCGGCGGAGAACCAGTTCGGGCTGCCGGGGGTCGGGCCGAGCCCGGCGGTGTCCTGGCAGCCGGTGGACGGCGTCGGCGTCGACTCCGACCAGCTGATCACCTGGCTGGCGACCGCCGTCGCCGCGGCGGCGCTCTGGGTGCTGCTGCGGCACACCCGGCTGGGGCTGCGGCTGCGGGCCTCCGTCGACGACCGGTCGCTGGTGGAACTGCGCGGGATCGACGCGGACCGGCTGTCGTCGGTGGCGTGGATGCTGTCGTCCGGGCTCGCGGGCCTGGCGGGGGTCCTCGCGACACCGCTGCTCGGACTCTCCGCGCACGACTACACACTGTTCCTGTTCGTCTCGGCGACGGCGGCGGTGCTCGGACGCTTCGCGTCCGTCCCGCTGGCGTTCGCGGGCGGGCTGGGGCTCGGGGTGCTGCAGAACCTGGTGGCGGGGTACGCGTCGTTCGCGGAGAGCATCACCGGGTTCCGTACGGCGGTGCCGTTCCTGATCCTGTTCGGCGGGCTGCTGGTCCTCGCCCGGCGACAGCGGGCGGCGGGCACGGCCGCGGTGGACCCGCCGCCGGTGGACTACCTGGACGGCCGGTCGCCGGCGCGGCGGTGGGGTGTGTGGGTGGTGGCGGGCACTCTGCTGGCGGCCGCTTTCCACACGGTGACCACGCCCTTCTGGAGCGGGATCCTCGCGCAGGGGCTCGCGATCGGGCTGGTGTTCCTGTCGTTCACGGTGGTGACGGGGCTCGGCGCGATGGTCTCGCTGGCGCAGGCGACGTTCGTGACCGGCGCGGCGCTGGTCGCCGGGCTGCTGATGAGCCACGGCGTGCCGTTCGCGGCGGCGGCGCTGGTCGGCACGGGGGCGGCGGCGCTGCTCGGCGCGGTGGTGGCGCTACCGGCGCTCCGGCTGGGCGGGCGGTCGCTGGCCCTGGCGACGCTGGCGCTGGCGTTCCTCGCGGACCAGGTGCTGTTCCAGTTCCGGTGGCTGCGCAACGGTGACACCGGGTGGGAGATCCCCCGTCCGGTCCTCGGCCCGCTGGACCTGAGCGACGACCGGGCGTTCGGGGTGACGCTGGTGGTGCTGTGCGGGGCGGTCGTATGGGGGCTGACCCGGCTGCGGGAGTCCCCGTGGGGCCGCGCGATGCTCGCGGTCCGCTCGTCGCCGGCGGCCGCGGCGGCGTCCGGGGTGTCGGTGATCCGCACGAAGCTGCTGCTGTTCACGGTGTCGGCGGGGCTCGCGGGGTTCGGCGGCGTGCTGTACGCGTCGTACAACACGCGGATCACGGCGACGGACTTCACGGCGATGACGGGTCTGGTGTGGCTGGCGGTGGTGGTCGCGGCGGGTGTGCGGCGACCGCAGTTCGCGGTGGTGGCGGGGCTCGTGTACGCGCTGGTCCCGCACGTCCTGACGGAGTACGTGACGGAGTCCGCGCACCTCCCGGTGATCCTCTTCGGCCTGGCGGGCCTCGCCCTGGCGAACGACCCGGACGGCTACTGCGCGGCCATCCCGACCCGACTGCACGCACGACGCGCGGCGCGGGCGGGGGCCGCGAGCGCTGCTCCCCCAACCCACCCCTTCCCGAAACCGGGGTCAAGCCCCCGGCCCCCCGAGGCGGTCGGCGTCACCACGCCGCGGGCAGGCGGCGTCGGAGCCGGCGCGGGCACCGCGCCGCGGGCGGACGGAGGCGAGGTCGGCGCAGGCACCGAGCCGGGCGCGGGTAGCGGCAGCTTCGCGCCGCACGACGGCAGGGACAAACCCGCCACGGGTGTCGTCGGAGCGCACGCCGACGCGCCGAGCGCGGCGGGCTCCGCTGACGACAACGGCTCCAAGACACACGGCAGCTCCGCACCTCAGGCGGGCGAGAGCGGGAACGTCGCGGGCGGCGTCGGGTCGCGCGCCGGCGGTGCGAGCGCGGTGCGCGGAGCCGGTGACGCCGGCTCGGCGGCGCGCGGCGGACCCGCGCCGCGGGAGCGTGTTCCCGTCCAAGGTGGTTCGGGCACCGCGCCCGTAGCCTCACCCGCTTCCGGCTCCGCGCCGCGGGAGCGTGTTCCCGCGCAGGGTGGGCCGGGCGTCGTGCCTGCGCTTGAGCTTCATGGCGTGTCCGCCGCGTATGGCGGGGTCGCGGTGGTGCGGGGGGTGGATCTTGTCGTGCGGGGCGGGGAGATCGTCGTGTTGCTCGGGGCCAACGGGGCCGGGAAGTCGACGTTGTGCCGGGTGGCCGCCGGGGTGCTGCCCGCGGAGCGGGGGCGGGTGCTCGTACGGGGGCGGGAGGCGACCGCGGACGGGGCCGTACGGCGGGCCCGGCGCGGGGTGCTGCTGGCGCCCGAGGGGCGGGGGATCTTCGCGGGGCTGTCCATCGAGGAGAACCTGGCGCTCCAACTGGACGGCAAGGACGACCGGGAGGCCGTGTACGCACGCTTCCCCGCGCTCGCCGCGCGCCGCGCGGTGCTCGCCGGCGCCCTGTCCGGCGGCGAGCAGCAACTGCTCGCGCTCGCGCCGCTGCTCCAGCGTCCGCCCGCCGTCCTCGTCGCCGACGAGCCGTCCCTCGGGCTCGCGCCGCGGGTCGTGGAGGAGGTGCACGGGCTCCTGACCGAGCTCCGGGCCGGCGGCACCGCGCTGCTCCTGGTCGAGGAGCGGGCCGCGGACGTGCTGGGGATCGCGGACACCGTCGCGTACCTCGCGCGGGGCGAGGTCGCCTGGTGCGGCCCGCGCGCGGACGTGGACCCGGACCGGCTTGCCGAGGCGTACCTGGGATGGAGGGCCGGCGTATGA
- a CDS encoding class I SAM-dependent methyltransferase, whose protein sequence is MTTHDERHAAHTGNAHGTPAHGAHAHSHQHAHDHDHADIDWSAMAPLLERQAETQSSLYADAAAWLGTLVPVSGVRRVLDVGSGPGVITGLLAEAFPAAETVAVDGSPELLAIARSRAEGRGLGSRVSTLHAELPAQFDALGEADVIWASESLHHIGDQRAALASFAGLLRPGGLLVLVEGGLPARRLPWNIGFGRPGLEARLDAAYADRFGAMRASLPDSKEEVDDWRGLLAGAGLVPSGTRSFLSDIPAPVPPVVREQIVAQFERSRSGLGEHLAADDRDTLDRLLDPSDPDSLHHRPDVFQLVAKTVHTARKG, encoded by the coding sequence ATGACGACCCACGACGAGCGACACGCAGCGCACACCGGGAACGCTCACGGCACGCCCGCCCACGGCGCGCACGCCCACTCCCACCAGCACGCGCACGACCACGACCACGCCGACATCGACTGGTCCGCCATGGCGCCGCTCCTGGAGCGCCAGGCCGAGACCCAGAGCTCCCTCTACGCCGACGCGGCCGCCTGGCTGGGCACCCTCGTCCCCGTCTCCGGAGTACGCCGCGTCCTGGACGTCGGCAGCGGCCCCGGCGTCATCACCGGTCTCCTCGCCGAGGCCTTCCCCGCCGCCGAGACGGTCGCCGTGGACGGCAGCCCGGAACTCCTGGCGATCGCCCGGAGCCGCGCCGAGGGCCGCGGCCTCGGCTCCCGCGTCTCCACCCTGCACGCCGAACTCCCCGCGCAGTTCGACGCGTTGGGCGAGGCGGACGTGATCTGGGCGAGCGAGTCGCTGCACCACATCGGCGACCAGCGGGCGGCCCTGGCCTCCTTCGCCGGGCTGCTGCGCCCCGGCGGCCTGCTCGTCCTCGTCGAGGGCGGACTGCCCGCCCGCCGCCTGCCGTGGAACATCGGCTTCGGCCGCCCCGGCCTTGAGGCCCGGCTCGACGCCGCCTACGCCGACCGGTTCGGCGCGATGCGCGCCTCCCTGCCCGACTCCAAGGAGGAGGTGGACGACTGGCGCGGCCTGCTCGCCGGCGCCGGTCTCGTCCCGTCCGGCACCCGCTCGTTCCTCAGCGACATCCCCGCGCCCGTCCCGCCCGTCGTGCGCGAGCAGATCGTCGCCCAGTTCGAGCGCTCCCGCAGCGGGCTCGGCGAGCACCTCGCCGCCGACGACCGCGACACCCTCGACCGCCTTCTCGACCCGTCCGACCCGGACTCCCTCCACCACCGCCCGGACGTCTTCCAGCTCGTCGCCAAGACCGTGCACACCGCCCGCAAGGGATAG
- a CDS encoding aldo/keto reductase, protein MPQLGFGVWQVPDDEATRAVTTALEAGYRSIDTAAIYENETGTGRALAESGIAREDLFVTTKLWNSEQGHDSTLRAFDASLGRLGLDYVDLYLIHWPVPAKDAYVDTYLAFEKILADGRARAIGVSNFLPEHLERLIGETSVVPAVNQIELHPQLQQRASREAHAAHGIATEAWSPLGQGRGLLEVPAVVAIAQKHGRTPAQVVLRWHLQTGNVVIPKSVTPSRIQENIDVFDFELDAEDLAAIAVLDENRRLGPNPAEFNVGA, encoded by the coding sequence ATGCCGCAGCTCGGCTTCGGCGTCTGGCAGGTGCCGGACGACGAGGCGACGCGTGCCGTCACCACCGCGCTCGAGGCCGGCTACCGCTCGATCGACACCGCCGCGATCTACGAGAACGAGACCGGCACCGGCCGTGCGCTGGCCGAGTCCGGCATCGCGCGCGAGGACCTGTTCGTCACCACCAAGCTGTGGAACAGCGAGCAGGGCCACGACTCCACCCTGCGCGCCTTCGACGCCTCGCTGGGCCGCCTCGGCCTGGACTACGTCGACCTGTACCTGATCCACTGGCCGGTCCCGGCGAAGGACGCGTACGTCGACACGTACCTGGCCTTCGAGAAGATCCTGGCCGACGGCCGCGCCCGGGCGATCGGTGTCTCGAACTTCCTGCCCGAGCACCTGGAGCGGCTGATCGGCGAGACGTCGGTCGTCCCGGCCGTCAACCAGATCGAGCTGCACCCGCAGCTCCAGCAGCGCGCCTCGCGCGAGGCGCACGCCGCGCACGGCATCGCGACGGAGGCCTGGTCGCCGCTCGGCCAGGGCCGCGGGCTGCTCGAGGTCCCGGCGGTCGTCGCGATCGCCCAGAAGCACGGCCGCACCCCGGCCCAGGTCGTCCTGCGCTGGCACCTGCAGACCGGGAACGTCGTCATCCCGAAGTCGGTGACCCCGTCCCGCATCCAGGAGAACATCGACGTCTTCGACTTCGAGCTGGACGCCGAGGACCTCGCCGCGATCGCCGTCCTCGACGAGAACCGCCGCCTCGGCCCGAACCCGGCCGAGTTCAACGTCGGCGCCTGA